In the genome of Gloeotrichia echinulata CP02, one region contains:
- a CDS encoding IS607 family transposase has protein sequence MQHVTPKEAAKILGVHVSSLRRWENEGKLRAIRTPGGQRRFILEEVEKMGGMPRTVRTVCYGRVSTNGQQDDLQRQLEHLRTRYSEAEIISEVGSGLNFKRKKFLAILERIIDGDIQRLVIAHPDRLVRFGFELVKWLCTKFECELVVLNDRKLSPEQELVQDMLSIINCFSSRLYGLRKYKSTIFEELQKEGTAQGIDKAVAEQCIENQAIS, from the coding sequence ATGCAACATGTCACTCCCAAGGAAGCCGCTAAAATCCTTGGTGTTCACGTCTCCAGTCTCCGCAGATGGGAAAACGAAGGCAAGCTTAGAGCAATCCGGACACCAGGTGGTCAAAGGCGATTCATCCTGGAAGAAGTTGAAAAAATGGGTGGAATGCCCAGGACAGTTAGAACTGTTTGCTACGGTAGGGTCTCGACTAATGGACAGCAAGACGATTTGCAACGACAACTTGAACACTTACGCACGCGATACTCAGAGGCAGAAATCATTTCAGAAGTTGGCAGCGGACTCAATTTTAAGCGGAAAAAATTCCTCGCAATTTTGGAACGAATCATCGACGGCGATATCCAACGTCTTGTCATTGCCCACCCTGACCGACTCGTCCGGTTCGGATTTGAATTGGTTAAGTGGTTATGTACAAAATTTGAGTGCGAACTCGTGGTTCTCAATGACCGCAAGCTGTCTCCCGAACAAGAACTCGTACAAGATATGTTGTCCATCATTAACTGTTTCTCTAGCAGGTTATACGGACTCAGAAAATACAAATCAACAATCTTTGAAGAGTTACAAAAAGAAGGCACGGCACAAGGCATCGACAAAGCAGTCGCCGAACAGTGTATTGAAAATCAGGCTATTTCCTAG